The following coding sequences are from one Lipingzhangella halophila window:
- a CDS encoding ABC transporter permease encodes MSQALASRAPSPEGNGSEKAVRVGQRSLARRFLSRPEFGSLIGAVVVFCVFFTVAEPFRQASSLSTVLYASSTIGLMAIAVALLMIGGEFDLSAGVAVITSAITAGMFSYQFSTNVWVGAGAALLVSLGIGFVNGMLLIRTRVPSFLITLSMFLMLQGLNVAVTKLVTGSVATRNIADMDGFDSASFVFAAEFSIGGFNLRATVIWWLVFAAVGTWVLLRTRVGNWIYAIGGNKESARAVGVPVNKVKIGLFMTVGFMAWFVGMHMLFQYNTVQSGEGVGNELLYIMAAVVGGCLLTGGYGTVIGAVIGAFIYGMTKQGIVYAGWDNNWVMFFVGAMLLTAVLVNAWVRTQANKR; translated from the coding sequence ATGAGCCAGGCACTGGCCTCCAGGGCGCCAAGCCCTGAGGGGAACGGGTCCGAGAAGGCGGTCCGGGTCGGTCAGCGTTCGCTGGCCCGGCGTTTCCTCTCGCGGCCGGAGTTCGGCTCGCTGATCGGCGCCGTCGTCGTGTTCTGCGTATTCTTCACGGTGGCGGAGCCGTTCCGGCAGGCGTCCTCGCTCTCCACGGTGCTCTACGCCAGCTCGACGATCGGACTGATGGCCATCGCCGTGGCGCTGCTGATGATCGGCGGGGAGTTCGACCTCTCCGCCGGCGTCGCGGTGATCACCTCGGCGATCACCGCGGGTATGTTCAGCTACCAGTTCAGCACCAACGTCTGGGTCGGAGCCGGGGCAGCGCTCCTGGTCTCGTTGGGGATCGGGTTCGTCAACGGGATGCTGCTGATACGCACGCGCGTTCCCAGCTTCCTGATCACGCTGTCGATGTTCCTGATGCTCCAGGGGCTAAACGTCGCCGTCACGAAGCTGGTCACCGGCAGTGTGGCCACCCGGAACATCGCCGACATGGACGGGTTCGACTCCGCGTCGTTCGTCTTCGCCGCGGAGTTCTCCATCGGGGGGTTCAACCTGCGGGCCACGGTCATCTGGTGGCTGGTGTTCGCCGCCGTGGGCACCTGGGTGCTCCTGCGGACCCGGGTCGGCAACTGGATCTACGCGATCGGCGGCAACAAGGAGAGCGCCCGCGCGGTTGGGGTCCCGGTGAACAAGGTCAAGATCGGCCTGTTCATGACCGTCGGTTTCATGGCGTGGTTCGTCGGGATGCACATGCTGTTCCAGTACAACACTGTGCAGTCGGGCGAGGGCGTGGGCAACGAGCTGCTCTACATCATGGCCGCTGTCGTGGGCGGCTGCCTGCTCACCGGCGGCTACGGCACCGTGATCGGCGCCGTCATCGGCGCGTTCATCTACGGGATGACCAAGCAGGGCATCGTCTACGCCGGCTGGGACAACAACTGGGTGATGTTCTTCGTCGGCGCGATGCTGCTGACAGCGGTGCTGGTCAACGCGTGGGTCCGCACGCAGGCGAACAAGAGGTGA
- a CDS encoding substrate-binding domain-containing protein, giving the protein MNRKLFTVLATAGALAMVASACSEEGGQQEEGGGDVETPDMTIAMITHQAEGDTFWDIVRAGAEDAAAKSNITLEYSANPEAGEQATLIRNAVDQDVDGIAVTLAKPDALQDAIDTAKDADIPVVGLNAGIEQWEEAGLQQYFGADETVAGEAFGERLNEVDAQKALCVIHEQGHVALEERCSSLEETFDGDSETLYVDGASMPDVSSGITARLQEDEDVDYVATLGAPFAMTALDAVEEAGSDAAVATFDTNRELVGALESGDVEWAIDQQPYLQGYLAVDGLWLYNTNGNVSGGGQPVLTGPEFIDQDNIDEVAEYAEEGTR; this is encoded by the coding sequence ATGAACCGCAAACTGTTCACCGTCCTGGCCACAGCCGGGGCCCTCGCGATGGTTGCCTCCGCGTGCAGCGAAGAGGGAGGCCAGCAGGAGGAAGGGGGCGGCGACGTCGAGACCCCCGATATGACTATCGCGATGATCACCCACCAGGCCGAGGGAGACACCTTCTGGGACATAGTCCGCGCCGGTGCGGAGGACGCGGCCGCGAAGAGCAACATCACCCTGGAGTACTCCGCCAACCCCGAGGCCGGGGAGCAGGCCACCCTCATCCGCAACGCTGTGGACCAGGACGTCGACGGTATTGCCGTGACCCTGGCGAAGCCGGACGCGCTGCAGGACGCGATCGACACCGCCAAGGACGCCGACATCCCGGTCGTCGGCCTGAACGCCGGCATCGAGCAGTGGGAGGAGGCCGGCCTGCAGCAGTACTTCGGTGCCGACGAGACCGTGGCGGGCGAGGCGTTCGGCGAGCGGCTGAACGAGGTCGACGCCCAGAAGGCGCTGTGCGTGATCCACGAGCAGGGGCACGTGGCGCTGGAGGAGCGGTGCTCCTCGCTGGAGGAGACCTTCGACGGCGATTCGGAGACCCTCTACGTCGACGGTGCCAGCATGCCCGACGTCAGCTCCGGGATCACCGCGAGGCTGCAGGAGGACGAGGACGTCGACTACGTGGCGACGCTGGGTGCACCGTTCGCCATGACCGCGCTCGACGCGGTGGAGGAGGCCGGCAGTGACGCCGCGGTCGCCACGTTCGACACCAACCGCGAGCTGGTCGGCGCGCTGGAGAGCGGCGATGTGGAGTGGGCGATCGACCAACAGCCCTACCTGCAGGGCTACCTGGCTGTCGACGGGTTGTGGCTCTACAACACCAACGGCAACGTCTCCGGTGGCGGCCAGCCGGTGCTGACCGGCCCCGAGTTCATCGACCAGGACAACATCGACGAGGTCGCGGAGTACGCGGAGGAAGGGACCCGGTGA
- a CDS encoding TIM barrel protein — MATAAEPANNLVLGSAPDSWGVWFPDDEHQTPWYRFLDELSGAGYSWLELGPYGYLPTEPDRLADEVAKRGLRVSGGTAFGALHRADAWDDMLATMRKVAALTRAVGAHHLVFIPPMYRDEKTGEFSESPVLPDDAWRTVYRGANELGKILLNDYDVRLCLHSHADSHIQSQPEIERFLDGTDPDHVSLCLDTGHVAYGGGDAVDLIRRYSERVGYVHIKQMDPDVLAQVAREDLSFGEAVKRGVCVEPPAGEPAPDAVIDALEEVDARVFVIVEQDLYPCEFDVPQPIAIRTRKYLNSCGLGARHQKA; from the coding sequence ATGGCGACCGCCGCTGAGCCCGCGAACAACCTGGTCCTAGGATCGGCCCCCGACTCCTGGGGCGTGTGGTTTCCCGACGACGAGCATCAGACGCCCTGGTACCGGTTCCTCGACGAGCTGTCCGGTGCCGGGTACTCCTGGCTGGAGCTCGGCCCGTACGGCTACCTGCCCACCGAGCCGGACCGGCTCGCCGACGAGGTCGCCAAGCGTGGCCTGCGCGTCTCGGGCGGCACCGCGTTCGGCGCGCTGCATCGCGCGGACGCCTGGGACGACATGCTCGCCACGATGCGCAAGGTCGCCGCGCTGACCCGCGCCGTGGGCGCGCACCACCTGGTGTTCATCCCGCCGATGTACCGCGACGAGAAGACCGGCGAGTTCTCCGAGTCGCCGGTGCTGCCCGACGACGCCTGGCGGACGGTGTACCGCGGCGCCAACGAGCTCGGCAAGATCCTGCTGAACGACTACGACGTCCGGCTCTGCCTGCACTCGCACGCCGACAGCCACATCCAGTCGCAGCCCGAGATCGAACGGTTCCTCGACGGCACTGACCCCGACCACGTGTCCCTGTGCCTGGACACCGGACACGTGGCCTACGGCGGCGGCGACGCGGTCGACCTGATCCGCCGCTACTCCGAACGGGTCGGCTACGTCCACATAAAGCAGATGGACCCCGACGTGCTCGCCCAGGTCGCCAGGGAGGACCTGTCGTTCGGCGAGGCGGTCAAACGCGGTGTCTGCGTCGAGCCGCCGGCGGGCGAGCCCGCCCCGGACGCCGTCATCGACGCGCTGGAGGAGGTCGACGCGCGGGTGTTCGTGATCGTCGAGCAGGACCTGTACCCGTGCGAGTTCGACGTGCCGCAGCCGATCGCGATCCGCACCCGGAAGTACCTGAACTCCTGCGGTCTGGGGGCGCGCCACCAAAAGGCATGA
- a CDS encoding CoA-acylating methylmalonate-semialdehyde dehydrogenase, whose product MKTIQHWINGAFTPAGSTRTAPVWNPATGEQQAEVLLAERDGVDAAVTAAAKAFESWGDSSLTARSRVMFRLRELLVEHEDELARLICAEHGKVVDDARGEIVRGREVVEFACGITSALKGDYSDQVSSDVDSFSYRQPLGVVAGITPFNFPIMVPLWMHPIAIACGNTFVLKPSERDPSASNLVAQLYADAGLPDGVFNVVHGDRTAVDGLLDSSGVEAVSFVGSTPIARYVHERARDTGKRVQALGGAKNHAVVLPDADLDFAATQLTAAAYGSAGQRCMAISAAVAVGGAGDALVSTLEDKAKAIRVGPGQDPATEMGPVITAQARDRVASYVASGAEQGAEVVVDGRGRTVEGHEGGFFVGPSLIDHVEPGMGVYDDEVFGPLLSVLRCEDIDEAIALINANPYGNGTAVFTGDGEAARRFHRGVRVGMVGVNVPIPVPMAHYSFGGWKDSLFGEKHIHGPEGVDFYTRAKVITSRWPRANRLADGALHFPTAQ is encoded by the coding sequence ATGAAGACCATTCAGCACTGGATCAACGGGGCGTTCACCCCGGCCGGATCCACCCGTACCGCACCGGTCTGGAACCCGGCCACGGGCGAGCAGCAGGCCGAGGTCCTGCTGGCCGAGCGGGACGGCGTCGACGCGGCCGTCACCGCGGCCGCGAAGGCGTTCGAGTCGTGGGGCGACTCCTCACTGACCGCGCGGTCGCGCGTCATGTTCCGGCTGCGTGAACTCCTGGTCGAGCACGAGGACGAGCTGGCGCGGCTGATCTGCGCCGAGCACGGCAAGGTGGTCGACGACGCGCGCGGCGAGATCGTGCGGGGGCGCGAGGTCGTCGAGTTCGCCTGCGGTATCACCAGCGCCCTCAAAGGCGACTACTCCGACCAGGTCTCCAGCGACGTCGACTCCTTCTCCTACCGCCAGCCGCTCGGCGTCGTCGCCGGGATCACCCCGTTCAACTTCCCGATCATGGTGCCGCTGTGGATGCACCCGATCGCAATCGCGTGCGGCAACACGTTCGTGCTGAAGCCCAGCGAGCGCGATCCCTCCGCGTCCAACCTCGTCGCCCAGCTCTACGCCGACGCCGGGCTGCCGGACGGCGTGTTCAACGTGGTGCACGGTGACCGGACCGCCGTCGACGGGCTGCTGGACAGCAGCGGTGTCGAGGCTGTCTCGTTCGTTGGCTCCACGCCCATCGCACGGTATGTCCACGAGCGGGCCCGGGACACCGGAAAGCGCGTCCAGGCCCTGGGCGGGGCGAAGAACCACGCTGTGGTGCTGCCCGACGCCGATCTCGACTTCGCCGCCACCCAGCTCACCGCGGCTGCCTACGGGTCCGCCGGGCAGCGGTGCATGGCGATCTCCGCGGCCGTCGCGGTCGGCGGGGCGGGCGACGCCCTGGTGTCGACGTTGGAGGACAAGGCCAAGGCGATCAGGGTGGGCCCCGGCCAGGATCCGGCCACCGAGATGGGCCCCGTGATCACCGCGCAGGCGCGCGACCGCGTGGCGAGCTACGTCGCCAGCGGCGCCGAGCAGGGGGCGGAGGTCGTCGTCGACGGCCGCGGCCGTACCGTCGAGGGCCACGAGGGCGGCTTCTTCGTCGGTCCCAGCCTCATCGACCATGTCGAACCCGGGATGGGGGTCTACGACGACGAGGTGTTCGGCCCGTTGCTGTCCGTGCTCCGATGCGAGGACATCGACGAGGCGATCGCGCTCATCAACGCCAACCCCTACGGCAACGGAACCGCGGTCTTCACCGGCGACGGCGAGGCCGCCCGCCGGTTCCACCGCGGCGTCCGGGTCGGCATGGTGGGCGTCAACGTGCCGATCCCGGTGCCGATGGCGCACTACTCCTTCGGCGGCTGGAAGGACTCGCTGTTCGGCGAGAAGCACATCCACGGGCCCGAAGGCGTCGACTTCTACACCCGCGCCAAGGTCATCACCAGCCGCTGGCCACGCGCCAACCGGCTCGCCGACGGCGCGCTGCACTTTCCCACCGCGCAATGA
- the iolD gene encoding 3D-(3,5/4)-trihydroxycyclohexane-1,2-dione acylhydrolase (decyclizing): MTAVRGTIRLTTAQALVRFLAAQYSERDGERHRLVSGVWGIFGHGNVAGLGQALLQAATTGEADLPYYLARNEQGMVHTAAAYAKMRDRLQAFACTASTGPGSTNMVTGAALATTNRVPVLLLPSDMFATRGPDPVLQQLEDPRSGDVTVNDALRPVSKYWDRITRPEQLVPAALAAMRVLTDPAETGAVTLCLPQDVQAEAHDWPAGFFRDRVWHIDRPEPDPEALTRAAAALRRAGRPLIVAGGGAVYSRATEELRAFAEETGIPVADTHAGKGAVPWDHPCAVGGIGATGASSANALAAEADVVLGVGTRYSDFSTASHTVFANPDVEFVNLNVARLDAAKHSAHQLVADARAGLRALRRELDGRQVATAYRERARELARDWARTTDECFRVDHQPLPAQTAVLGALNDTLGDRDVVINAAGSMPGDLQMLWRARDPKAYHVEYAYSCMGYEVASGIGVKLADPSREVFVLVGDGSYLMMAQEIATMVSEGIKVVIVLVQNHGFASIGSLSEELGSQRFGTSYRYRDPDTGLLEGDVLPVDLAANAASLGARAIKAHGIADLREAIARARDADTTTVVHIETDQRAPGPPSSGWWDVPVSEVSELDSTRDARASYDEHKRTQRHYL, encoded by the coding sequence GTGACGGCGGTGCGCGGAACCATCCGCCTGACGACCGCGCAGGCCCTGGTGCGGTTCCTGGCGGCGCAGTACTCCGAGCGCGACGGCGAACGGCACCGCCTGGTGTCCGGCGTCTGGGGCATCTTCGGCCACGGCAACGTTGCGGGTCTGGGCCAGGCGCTTTTGCAGGCCGCCACCACCGGTGAGGCGGACCTGCCCTACTACCTGGCCCGCAACGAGCAGGGGATGGTGCACACCGCGGCGGCCTACGCGAAGATGCGCGACCGGCTGCAGGCGTTCGCGTGCACCGCCTCGACCGGCCCCGGGTCGACCAACATGGTCACCGGTGCCGCCCTGGCCACCACGAACAGGGTTCCGGTGCTGCTGCTGCCGAGCGACATGTTCGCCACGCGCGGCCCCGACCCCGTCCTGCAGCAGCTGGAGGACCCCCGCAGCGGTGATGTCACGGTCAACGACGCGCTGCGCCCGGTGTCGAAGTACTGGGACCGGATCACCCGCCCCGAGCAGCTCGTCCCCGCGGCGCTCGCCGCCATGCGGGTGCTGACCGACCCCGCGGAGACGGGAGCGGTCACCCTCTGCCTGCCGCAGGACGTGCAGGCCGAGGCGCACGACTGGCCCGCGGGGTTCTTCCGCGATCGCGTGTGGCACATCGACCGCCCGGAGCCGGACCCCGAGGCGCTGACCCGCGCCGCCGCGGCGCTCCGCCGGGCAGGCCGCCCCCTGATCGTCGCCGGCGGGGGCGCTGTCTACTCCCGGGCGACCGAGGAGCTGCGCGCGTTCGCCGAGGAGACCGGGATCCCGGTGGCCGACACGCACGCCGGCAAGGGCGCGGTCCCCTGGGACCACCCGTGCGCGGTGGGCGGGATCGGCGCCACCGGGGCCAGCAGCGCGAACGCCCTGGCCGCGGAGGCCGACGTGGTACTCGGCGTCGGCACCCGGTACAGCGACTTCAGCACCGCCAGCCATACCGTCTTCGCGAACCCGGACGTGGAGTTCGTCAACCTCAACGTGGCGCGGCTCGACGCCGCCAAACACTCGGCGCACCAGCTGGTCGCCGACGCGCGCGCCGGGCTGCGGGCGCTGCGCCGGGAGCTCGACGGGCGCCAGGTGGCCACGGCCTACCGGGAACGCGCGCGCGAGCTGGCCCGCGACTGGGCCCGGACCACCGACGAATGCTTCCGGGTCGACCACCAGCCGCTGCCCGCCCAGACCGCGGTGCTCGGCGCCCTCAACGACACCCTCGGCGACCGCGACGTGGTGATCAACGCCGCCGGCAGCATGCCCGGTGACCTGCAGATGCTGTGGCGGGCGCGCGACCCGAAGGCCTACCACGTCGAGTACGCCTACTCCTGCATGGGCTACGAGGTGGCCAGCGGAATCGGCGTCAAGCTGGCCGACCCCAGTCGCGAGGTGTTCGTCCTGGTCGGTGACGGTTCCTACCTGATGATGGCCCAGGAGATCGCCACGATGGTCTCCGAGGGCATCAAGGTCGTCATCGTCCTGGTGCAGAACCACGGCTTCGCCTCGATCGGCTCACTCTCGGAGGAGCTCGGCTCGCAGCGGTTCGGCACCAGCTACCGCTACCGCGACCCCGACACCGGGCTGCTCGAGGGCGACGTGCTGCCCGTGGACCTCGCGGCGAACGCCGCCAGCCTCGGCGCCCGGGCGATCAAGGCCCACGGCATCGCGGACCTCCGCGAGGCCATCGCGCGCGCCAGGGACGCCGACACCACCACCGTCGTGCACATCGAGACCGACCAGCGGGCGCCGGGCCCACCGTCGAGCGGCTGGTGGGACGTGCCCGTCAGCGAGGTCTCCGAGCTGGACAGCACCAGGGACGCCCGCGCCAGCTACGACGAGCACAAGCGAACCCAGCGTCACTACCTGTGA
- the iolB gene encoding 5-deoxy-glucuronate isomerase, which yields MTHSTSKHHLPAGSTASGRYRTAVTPESAGWGYSGLRVLELPAGGSSEIGTGPEEMLVLPLTGGCTVRCDGQVFEIEGRADVFSRVTDFAYLPRDASATVHSEHGGRFALPSARCDRRLTARYGPAEGVPVELRGAGQCSRQVNNFCTPQTFEADRLISCEVLTPGANWSSYPPHKHDEVTETQCVLEEIYYFEVAPGPHGPGIGYQRVYGTPERPIDVLAEVRSEDVVLVPHGWHGPSMATPGYHLYYLNVMAGPGAERAWRICDDPAHGWIRQTWENQELDPRLPLYTANGKGR from the coding sequence GTGACCCATTCGACCAGCAAACACCACCTGCCGGCCGGCAGCACCGCCTCCGGCCGGTACCGCACCGCCGTCACCCCGGAGTCCGCTGGCTGGGGCTACTCCGGACTGCGGGTGCTGGAGCTGCCGGCGGGCGGCAGTTCTGAGATCGGGACCGGCCCCGAGGAGATGCTGGTGCTGCCCCTCACCGGCGGTTGCACCGTGCGCTGCGACGGGCAGGTGTTCGAGATCGAGGGACGCGCGGACGTCTTCTCCCGGGTCACCGACTTCGCCTATCTGCCCCGCGACGCCAGCGCCACCGTGCACAGCGAACACGGCGGCCGGTTCGCGCTGCCGTCCGCGCGTTGCGACCGCAGGCTCACCGCGCGCTACGGGCCCGCCGAGGGAGTCCCGGTCGAGCTGCGCGGCGCCGGCCAGTGCAGCCGCCAGGTGAACAACTTCTGCACCCCGCAGACCTTCGAAGCCGACAGGCTCATCTCGTGCGAGGTGCTCACCCCCGGAGCGAACTGGTCGTCCTACCCGCCGCACAAACACGACGAGGTCACCGAGACCCAGTGCGTGCTGGAGGAGATCTACTACTTCGAGGTCGCGCCCGGCCCGCACGGTCCGGGCATCGGCTACCAGCGGGTCTACGGCACTCCGGAACGACCGATCGACGTCCTCGCCGAGGTCCGCAGCGAGGACGTCGTGTTGGTCCCGCACGGCTGGCACGGCCCGTCCATGGCCACCCCTGGCTACCACCTCTACTACCTCAACGTCATGGCCGGCCCGGGCGCCGAACGGGCCTGGCGTATCTGCGACGACCCCGCGCACGGCTGGATCCGGCAGACCTGGGAGAACCAGGAGCTCGACCCGCGACTGCCGCTCTACACGGCCAACGGGAAGGGGAGGTGA
- a CDS encoding Cgl0159 family (beta/alpha)8-fold protein: protein MPTERLREIVDTRVNDPAAIARAAARRARPVSPVGEHGRAMIIAADHPARGALKSGDRPMAMADRADLLDRLCVALARPGVTGVLGTADILDDLLLLGALDGLTVIGSMNRGGLAGATFELDDRFTAYDAAAIRAAGFDGGKMLLRIDYEDDRTASTIAGCARAVNELNAARIMAMVEPFIAHRGGGAVHNDLSAEAMVRAVSIASGIGNASAYTWLKVPVVDQMERVMAASSLPALLLGGEVAADPDVTYRRWAAALEIPTVKGLVVGRSLLYPADDDVLSAVDTAARLL from the coding sequence ATGCCGACTGAGCGGCTCCGGGAAATCGTCGACACCCGCGTCAACGACCCCGCGGCCATCGCCCGCGCGGCCGCCCGCCGCGCCCGGCCGGTGTCCCCGGTGGGCGAGCACGGCCGGGCGATGATCATCGCGGCGGACCACCCGGCGCGCGGCGCGCTCAAGTCGGGCGACCGGCCCATGGCCATGGCCGACCGCGCCGACCTGCTCGACCGGCTGTGCGTCGCGCTCGCCCGCCCCGGCGTCACCGGGGTCCTCGGCACCGCCGACATCCTGGACGACCTGCTGCTGCTGGGCGCCCTCGACGGCCTGACCGTCATCGGCTCGATGAACCGCGGCGGCCTCGCCGGTGCCACATTCGAGCTGGACGACCGGTTCACGGCCTACGATGCCGCCGCCATCCGGGCCGCGGGGTTCGACGGCGGCAAGATGCTGCTGCGCATCGACTACGAGGACGACCGCACCGCCTCGACCATCGCGGGCTGCGCCCGGGCCGTCAACGAGCTGAACGCCGCCCGGATCATGGCCATGGTCGAGCCGTTCATCGCGCACCGCGGCGGCGGCGCCGTGCACAACGACCTCAGCGCGGAGGCCATGGTGCGCGCCGTGTCCATCGCCTCGGGAATCGGCAACGCCTCGGCCTACACGTGGCTGAAGGTGCCCGTGGTGGACCAGATGGAACGGGTTATGGCCGCCTCCTCCCTACCGGCGCTGCTGCTCGGCGGGGAAGTCGCGGCCGACCCCGATGTCACCTACCGCCGTTGGGCCGCGGCCCTGGAGATCCCGACCGTGAAGGGCCTGGTCGTCGGCCGGTCGTTGCTGTACCCCGCCGATGACGACGTCCTGTCCGCCGTTGACACCGCTGCGAGGTTGTTGTGA
- the iolC gene encoding 5-dehydro-2-deoxygluconokinase, with the protein MGRVGVDIYPEQVGVSLDRVRSFGKFLGGSPTNVAVATARYGWRSAVVTRTGHDPFGTFIHQALRDYGVDDRFVSAVSGLNTPVTFCEIFPPDNFPLYFYREPKAPDLEIRPEELDHDAIRAAGILWVTVTGLCQEPSRTATLEALRSRGRNGITVIDLDYRPMFWESREEARAWVAEALPHVTVAVGNLDEWETAVGQGGPDASAVADAAKELGIELAVVKQGPEGVLAVDGTAAVRVPPVPVDVVNGLGAGDAFGGALCHGLLSGWPSERIMRFANAAGAIVASRLACSDAMPVFQEVEAKLGETGHAD; encoded by the coding sequence ATGGGGCGCGTGGGCGTGGACATCTACCCCGAACAGGTCGGGGTGAGCCTGGACCGGGTGCGGTCCTTCGGCAAGTTCCTGGGCGGCAGCCCGACCAACGTCGCGGTGGCGACCGCCCGCTACGGGTGGCGGTCGGCCGTCGTCACCCGAACCGGCCACGACCCGTTCGGCACGTTCATCCACCAGGCGCTGCGCGACTATGGCGTGGACGACCGGTTCGTCAGTGCCGTGAGCGGGCTGAACACCCCGGTCACGTTCTGCGAGATCTTCCCGCCCGACAACTTCCCCCTGTACTTCTACCGCGAGCCCAAGGCTCCCGACCTGGAGATCCGTCCCGAAGAGCTCGACCACGACGCCATCCGCGCGGCGGGAATCCTCTGGGTGACGGTCACCGGCCTGTGCCAGGAGCCCAGCCGCACCGCGACCCTGGAGGCCCTCAGGTCCCGCGGTCGCAACGGGATCACCGTCATCGACCTCGACTACCGGCCGATGTTCTGGGAGTCCCGCGAGGAGGCGCGCGCGTGGGTTGCCGAGGCGTTGCCGCACGTCACCGTGGCGGTGGGGAACCTCGACGAGTGGGAGACCGCGGTCGGGCAGGGCGGCCCGGACGCCAGCGCTGTCGCCGATGCCGCGAAGGAGCTGGGGATCGAGCTGGCGGTCGTCAAGCAGGGGCCCGAAGGCGTACTCGCGGTCGACGGCACCGCGGCGGTGCGTGTCCCGCCGGTCCCCGTTGACGTGGTCAACGGCCTCGGCGCGGGCGACGCTTTCGGTGGCGCGCTCTGCCACGGCCTGCTCTCGGGGTGGCCCAGCGAGCGGATCATGCGGTTCGCCAACGCGGCGGGCGCCATCGTCGCCTCCCGCCTCGCGTGCTCCGATGCCATGCCGGTGTTCCAGGAGGTCGAGGCGAAGCTGGGGGAGACCGGACATGCCGACTGA
- a CDS encoding Gfo/Idh/MocA family protein — MRIGLVGTGRIGASHAAALAARPEVSELVLSDVDRDRAASVAATVGATVVDDIDTLLTPGGLDGLVVAAATSAHAKLIVSGVRAGIPVFCEKPVAPDVAETVEVLREVAGADTPVQIGFMRRFDPGYTRARHALRDGTLGELHRVHAVTCDATPPPAEYVPHSGGIFRDCHVHDFDAVRWVTGREFAEVQAFGANRGAAYFAEAGDVDTTAAVLRMDDQTVVTLQGSRYNGAGYDVRLELAGSEGTVAVGLDDRSALVSAEPGAEFPRGEPFREFWPRFTPAYEAEIAEFLRVANGEVASPCTVEDALEAVLVADAADRSMREGRTVRLSEVRPEEG, encoded by the coding sequence ATGCGGATCGGTCTCGTCGGCACCGGGCGGATCGGGGCGTCGCACGCGGCGGCGCTCGCGGCGCGCCCGGAGGTGTCCGAGCTGGTGCTGTCCGACGTCGATCGCGACCGTGCCGCGAGCGTCGCCGCGACCGTGGGGGCCACGGTGGTCGACGACATCGATACCCTGCTCACCCCGGGAGGCCTCGACGGCCTGGTGGTCGCGGCGGCGACCTCCGCTCATGCCAAACTCATCGTCTCCGGGGTGCGGGCGGGCATCCCGGTTTTCTGCGAGAAGCCGGTAGCGCCGGACGTCGCCGAGACCGTCGAGGTGCTGCGCGAGGTCGCGGGGGCGGACACGCCCGTCCAGATCGGCTTCATGCGCCGCTTCGACCCCGGCTACACGCGGGCGCGGCACGCGCTGCGCGACGGCACGCTCGGCGAGCTGCACCGGGTCCACGCGGTCACCTGCGACGCCACGCCGCCGCCGGCGGAGTACGTGCCGCATTCCGGGGGCATCTTCCGCGACTGCCACGTGCACGACTTCGACGCCGTGCGCTGGGTGACCGGCCGGGAGTTCGCGGAGGTGCAGGCGTTCGGAGCGAACCGGGGCGCCGCCTACTTCGCCGAGGCGGGTGACGTCGACACCACGGCGGCCGTGCTCCGGATGGACGACCAGACGGTGGTCACCCTCCAGGGGTCGCGCTACAACGGCGCGGGATACGACGTCCGCCTCGAACTGGCCGGCTCGGAGGGAACCGTGGCCGTCGGCCTGGACGACCGCTCCGCGCTGGTGTCCGCCGAGCCGGGCGCCGAGTTCCCGCGCGGCGAGCCCTTCCGGGAGTTCTGGCCCCGGTTCACCCCCGCCTACGAAGCCGAGATCGCCGAGTTCCTGCGGGTCGCCAACGGCGAGGTGGCGAGTCCCTGCACGGTCGAGGACGCCCTGGAGGCCGTGCTCGTGGCCGACGCCGCCGACCGCTCGATGCGCGAGGGACGCACGGTACGGCTCAGCGAGGTCCGCCCCGAGGAGGGGTAG